The following are encoded together in the Schistocerca americana isolate TAMUIC-IGC-003095 chromosome 6, iqSchAmer2.1, whole genome shotgun sequence genome:
- the LOC124619320 gene encoding uncharacterized protein LOC124619320 has protein sequence MRSSLADAGSGQYGSCPQLEGRDRRLQRRSRKDSVAGSEAASSSGASSADTDDGQHDSSSVSEQERLQVEAAFRSLKTQVYVCGSLANLYLGSTSGDEWRLESTGVPVLLLDLGAARARTQRRIQLVLAERGTCFALWRDTIDNLTNYRVAGRAFHTMHLSSDHTTLVGLSFDSERAADEMAGRVERLTSSPENISLSAPGRSKTSRGRRSAQPPPPPLPTKSHISQPCCFQHITSVEVGDRSRYFSLQTLVPMLSSEQEEPRSEL, from the exons ATGCGGAGCTCGCTGGCTGACGCTGGCAGCGGGCAGTACGGGTCGTGCCCGCAGCTGGAGGGCCGCGACCGGCGGCTGCAGCGGCGCTCGCGCAAGGACTCCGTGGCGGGCAGCGAGGCCGCCTCCTCCAGCGGCGCCAGCAGCGCCGACACCGACGACGGCCAGCACGACTCCTCCTCCGTCAGCGAGCAGGAGCGCCTCCAGGTCGAGGCCGCCTTCCGCAGCCTCAAGACCCAG GTGTACGTGTGCGGTTCGCTAGCAAACCTGTACCTGGGCTCTACCAGTGGTGACGAGTGGCGACTCGAGAGCACAGGTGTGCCTGTGCTGCTGCTGGACCTGGGGGCAGCACGCGCACGCACTCAGCGCCGCATCCAACTCGTACTGGCTGAACGTGGCACATGCTTTGCACTGTGGCGCGACACCATCGACAACCTCACCAACTACCGAGTGGCTGGGCGTGCCTTCCACACCATGCACCTTTCGTCTGACCACACCACACTCGTCGGCCTCAGTTTCGACTCGGAGCGTGCTGCCGATGAAATGGCGGGCCGCGTCGAACGCCTCACCTCCTCGCCGGAGAACATCAGCCTGTCTGCACCAG GTCGCAGTAAAACATCACGAGGGCGTCGGTCTGCACAGCCACCCCCTCCTCCGCTGCCGACAAAGTCACACATCTCACAGCCCTGCTGTTTCCAGCACATCACAAGTGTGGAGGTGGGCGATCGCAGTCGGTACTTCTCTCTGCAAACTCTCGTCCCCATGCTGTCTTCTGAGCAAGAAGAGCCACGCTCAGAATTGTAA